From Thalassophryne amazonica chromosome 5, fThaAma1.1, whole genome shotgun sequence:
GGAAACTCACATAGGTTTTGTCTTTGCATGAAAATACAACAGTACCAAGTGTCCtttcaatttttaaaaatttttcccTTTAGCCCACAAAATGGCAAAGCAAAATACATCACAGAATAAATACATgataaaataactaataaatcaaagctggagcagaTGGTGGAAAAAGGAAAGAGGGAAAAATGGAATCAAAGCCCCGGTTAGGGCCAAATCCTGACATATAGAAGAAAAAGAAATGAACAAGGTAACCAACCTTCCATGAACTATATTCCCTGCCTCAGACACTGTGCCTCATTCATCTCCAACAGCCATGAATCTTCATAAGAACTAGATTTTGTCTGATTGAAAGAAGCATACAATCCTCTGTCaagcagcagaaaatatttatttcataatAGCACAGAGAAACTGAAAGTAAGTCAGAGACTCCATCATAATATATTCCTTCATTTCTAAGAATCTACAGGTCGAGGTTCAGCAGTTATTTTTGGCTTGTTGAAGTGCAGACAGAGGTTCATTTCTTCACTCCATCTTCCCCTCTCTGTCTGTTAACAATCAGGCTCAGTGGAATGACACGGCGAAGATACAGCTGTCCTCTCCTTGCAGACTTCCAACTCCCAGCGTGACATTTGTTGTTGGTCTTTACTCTTAATTATCACATTTTATGTGTTCTTTCTTTTATATTGATATTGTTGTTGAAACTGTGATATTTGTTAATCCAATGAGTTCACCTCCTTCTTGTGGAGGAGTGAAAAGctgacaaagtgaaaaaaaagaACGGTGTTGTCCACTGAACACTAACATCTGCACTCATGAGGTTTTGGTGGTCAAACTCATAAGAACTTGAGGAGTGACATCGTTGGCTGGAGGGAACAAAGCAGCCTTTCCACAAGAACCTGGAGTTTATCAGGTCTGACAAATGGCTGAACGTCTGCCAGACATGACGAGTCTGTTGCTTTAACAAATTTAACTTCGCTCTGTGCAATTCTGTATGATAAACagcaggacaacttgtagattttgtgACGCACACTGTGTGATAACATGGAATGTGTGCAGTCAGTGACCCTGAGTTTGAAGGTTTTTGGTCCAGGACAGTTACCAAAGAGAAAATTGTGTGTCACTTTCAGTTCACTGTTATCGTATGCAAATATTTGTGCAAGATGGCAGGAAGTTTTGCAAAAAATCGCTACTTTACAGTATCAGGTCACAGTACAGTCAGAgtgaaacagcacagacagagaAATGATCATCAGTTAAGGACATTTTAACGGGATTTCTTCACTGCCTTTCAAAGTCAGTTCTTTACTGACATACAATAAATAAGTTGTTTGTTCATTTTTATGTTGTTGTCTTTATGTTTAAAGACTAACTTTGTTTTCTTGCTTGTTGCTGTGTCTGGGTTTGGCTCTCTGCAGACAACAGCAGAGGTAGAACATGAGGACGGGTCTGATGGTCTGGTCTTTGAGGCCGTAGATAAGAACGCTCAGACACCTGGGGAACAggtaaacacacacatacagaacaCGTTTGAGCCGAGAAATTGTGACTTTGTCTCGGGTTTTGGACAGTGATATGATTGTGACTGAGTGCAGAGTGGAGCAGAGACTGAGGCCCAGCTGGACCAGATGAAGCAGCAGCGTGTTACGAGCCTTTCGGGCTGAAGCTTGGTCTACGGAGGCTGATCTGGCAGCGAGCACCACACTGATATAAGAGAAGCTGATCACCACAGCAACCAGCACAAAGAGGACGCACGTGTAGGCCAAGTTATATTGATAAGACAAAGGGCCGATCATCATGGCTGTGTCTGTACAAACTGTGGCCATCTGCAGATTGTCTTCAAGTGGAGACTCTAACAGTAAAAGAACTCTCATGCAGACATTTAGAAGACTGAAAGCCCACACCATGCAgatagctgctgctgtttttgtgATGGTGATGATCTGAGCGTGCCTCAGCGGGTAGCACACAGCTACATACCTCTCCAGAGACATCACCATCAGCGTGAGAGGAGAGATTTCATTTGACAGAGTGGTCAGCATGGTGAGAACTCCACACACAGGATACGTCAGTCTGAGTCCAGAAGCAGCCAGTGCGTAGAGTAACTGGCTCTGTGCGAGCAGTGCAGTGTCTGCTAACAGCACGTTATACAGAAGGATGTAACGAGGAGTCTCACGAAACACCGCTTTACTCCTCAGTGTGAATAACATCATCCCATTAATGAAGAGGAACAAACAGCATGGCAAGGAACAGAGCACGGTGAACAGAACATATTCCACCAGCAAGTCACCCTGAAGTCCAGCAAACACATTTATCTGAGACTGATTTGAATATGACATCATGGAAAATCATTTCAGGAACATAGATAAACCTGCTGATGTCACTGGAGGAGAAAAACACAATAACACTACTTCAGGATAATTTCTTCAGGAATGAAAACATGTCATCTTTGGAGCTGGGATGTCTGCAAAATTCTCAAATAAGCCCCAAAATCCCCCACACCAGTTGTTCTCCTGTGGCACAGATCAGAGTGTGAGAGGCTCAGTGTGTGTGGGCAGAGCTGCTCTGCACACTCTGAGTCTATATGCACCGTGGCACTGCACTGATGTCACGTGACACCA
This genomic window contains:
- the LOC117509717 gene encoding uncharacterized protein LOC117509717; translation: MSYSNQSQINVFAGLQGDLLVEYVLFTVLCSLPCCLFLFINGMMLFTLRSKAVFRETPRYILLYNVLLADTALLAQSQLLYALAASGLRLTYPVCGVLTMLTTLSNEISPLTLMVMSLERCLSVLIYGLKDQTIRPVLMFYLCCCLQRAKPRHSNKQENKGENEKRARVTPSEKDPVITPKGKEFTGTVREVIENLPSRDRMNAEYIMRKVSTARHSRRGDSVSGSCGAYQAYKLSKRIRGSESKCGDADWCHVQFFPPYNSFRLA